The genomic window TTCCCATTAATTATTTGTTAAGCACTTTTTCTGCTTTTTATAAGAGAAAGATTGTTATACCAAACAAAGTTTTTCATTTTTTACGCCAAATACTACAAACCCTTATTTTTCACTTGGCCTTTGACTTCAAATGTTAATAATATGTTTCGCTTTAGAGTGGTTTTATTAATGTAAACGTAACCTAATCGACCTACCCTCAGCTTTAATTTTGGAGACATATAAGAAGAAACCAATACTTTGTATATGCCATTTTTTAAACAGCATGATCATTATCAAGACAAAATCAGAAAAAGTGTTTTGGCTCACACTTTTCATTTGATTAATCATAAAATAATGAATCATGTATAAGAAGTTTACAGACGAAGAACTTGTCGAATTATTAAAATCGGGCAAGGATAAAGCTTTTGATGAACTTTATTTTAGATATCGAGATCTGTTAGTTCGATTCGTCTATCTGCGAATGAAATCGATTGCCATTTCAGAAGAAATTGTGCAGGAAGTTTTTACCTCTATTTGGGAAAGACGTAAAACAATTGTAATCCAGAAAAGTTTTGCTGCTTATATCTATACTTCGGTTCGCTATATGACTTTAGATTATATTAAATCACACGAAGTTACCGATCAATACATTCAAGAAGTTTTAGAAAAAAATACTGTTTCGCAAACAAGCTACAACGCGATTGAAGATTCTATTTATTATGATGAGTTGAAAAAAGCGGTTGATGAAGCGACATCGTTACTTCCTAAAAAATCAAAAGAGGTTTTTATACTTAGCCGCATAAAACATTACACCAATAAAGAAATCGCCGAAGAATTGAACGTTTCAATCGAAACTGTAAAATACCATATTACGTACGCGCTAAAATTTATGCGCACTTATTTGGGCGAATTCAATTAAAAGTAAACTTCAGATTAAGAATCCAGCTTTTTTCTTAACAGAAGCGTAACCTTTTGCGCCTACCTAAAATTACAATTCCCAAGACATACTATTAAAGACATAAAGAAATTATAATGCCTGAAAATTCAAATAACGAAATCAAAAATTTTTTAGAAGGAAAGTATTCCCCAAAAGGACAAGAAATGTGGAATAAATGGTACGATCGTACAGATGATTTTTTTGATAATATGGAAGTGGTTCAATCAGACCGGTCAAAACTCAAAAAAGAACTAAGACAAATAAAGAATACTAATAAAATTATTTCTCTTCAATACAAAAACTGGGCTGTTGCGGCTTCTTTAGTTTTCTTGATCGGGTTATCGGTATTTTTCTATCAAACATCAAATGTTGTTGAAAGCAAACAATTTGCAGTAAAACTTGGAGAGCATGCTAAAATAGAATTAAGTGATGGAACACAAATCTGGCTAAATGCAGGAAGTGTTCTTAAATATCCAAAGGAATTTAGAGGCGATACAAGAGAAGTGTATTTAAGCGGAGAGGCTTTTTTTGACGTAGCCAAAGACAAAAAACATCCTTTTATTATTCATACCAATAAAATGGATACCAAAGTTCTCGGAACCAGTTTTAATGTCCAAGCATATCCAGATCAAACGACGCAAGAAGTTTCGGTTGCAACTGGAAGAGTAAACGTGAAATCGACTGTTACAGAAGAGAATGTGTATGTAACTCCAGGACAGAAAGTGGTTTTTAAATCTCAAGACAACAAACTTCAAGCTTTCAAGGATATTCCAGTAAATACCATTTCGTTATGGCGAAAAAATATTATGGTTTTTGAAGAAACGCCTTTGCCAGAAGTTGTGGCGACAATTAATCGCAATTACAATGTTGCAATTGAAGTCAAAAATAAAAATCTAAATGCTTTAAAGATTAGCGCCTATTTTAAAGAACTCCCTGCCGATCAGGTGATTGGATTGGTATGCAATATCATCAATGCCCAATACAAAATGGATTCTGGGGTTTATAAAATCGAATAATTCTTTAAACAACAAAAATAAAACTACGTAGCAAACTAATAAACAAAACAATTACACTAAATCTAAAAACTATGAATGAAAAACAAATGCGGTATGCCAGCATAAGGACAATAGGAACAAAATTATTCCTATTTATGACTTTGTTTTTTGCCGCACTAACAGTAAAAGCTGAGAATGTTGACATTAACAAAAGAGTCACTTTAAAAGTTGATAATGAGAGTATAAAAAATATATTTCAAAAAATTGAAAATCAGGTTGATGTGCATTTTATGTACGAAAGCAGCCAAGTAAATGCCAATCAGAAATTAAGTTTAAAACTGAATAATGTAACTCTTGAACAGGCGCTGGATAAAATTTGCGGTAATGTTCTGAGATATGAGATTGTGAGCAACAATATCGTGATCAAGAAAAATCAGAAAGTTGCTTCTGCCGATCAGAATAAAATTATTGTTTCAGGAACTGTTTTTGGTGGAGACGACAATATGCCTTTACCAGGAGTTGGAATTAAAGATAAAGGTTCAGACGCAGCAACAGCAACAGATTTTGACGGAACATTCAAATTAGAAATAAACGCTTCTGAAGCGACACTTATTTTTTCTTACGTGGGTTATATAACACAAGAAGTAAAAGTTACTAGTTCGCAAAACATTACGGTAAAATTAGCAGCCGATGTAAAACAGCTTCAAGAAGTTGTGGTAATGGGTTACGGAAGTGTAAAAAAGAATGAAGTTTTAGGAGCGGTTGGTTCTGTTTCTATGAAAGAAACTTCTAGCAGAACATACAACAATGCTGCCGAATTATTGCAGGGAACAGTTGCCGGAGTTACAGTAATCAATGATGGTGGTGACCCAACGGCATCGCCAACAATCAACATTCGTGGTATTGGATCTTTGAATGCCGAAACACCTCTAATTGTTTTGGACGGAATTATTTACAGCGGTTCACTAAATACTATAAATCCAAATGATATTGCTTCGATAAACGTTTTAAAAGACGCTGCTTCTGCAGCTATTTATGGAGCGAGAGCTTCTGGTGGGGTAATTTTAATTACTTCTAAAAAAGGAATTTCAGATAAAATTAATGTCAATGTAAACTACCAAGGAGGTTTTCAGAATGTAGCGAAAAAACTAGAGGTTTTAAACGCTGCAGAATATGCTGATGCTATGAATATTGCGAGAGATAACGCAGGTTTACCTAGAATTCCTGCGTTCGACCCTGCATTTGAACCAACAGCAAGAACAACAAAAACCAACTGGATGGATGAAATTTTCCGTACAGGAGAAATTCAAGATTTGTCGCTTTCGGTAAATGGAAAAACAGAAAAATCCAATTTCTTTCTTTCTGGAAGTTATAGAAAAAACGAAGGTATTTTGCTAAATACGTATGGAGAACGTTATACGGTAAGAGCAAATTCTTCTTTCAAATTGGCAGATAATTTCACAATTGGAGAAAATATTTCGTACTCATTAACAGATGGTCAGACAGCCAATACTTCAAGTTCATATACAGGAGCAATTCAAGCAGCTATTTTATATCCGCCAAACGCAACAATTTATAGAGAAGATGGTTCAGGGCAATTTGGTGGTGTTCCAGAAAAATATATTGGTTCTTATGGAGACGTTATCAATCCGGTAGCGTATTTAAAAAGATTAGACAATAAAAATCCAATTTCTACCATTTTGATCAATCCGTATGCAGAATGGGAAATTATTCCAGGTTTAAAAGTAAAATCAAACTGGGGTTATACCAGAATTCAAGACAATGCAACAGACTTTACAGTAAAAGTTACTGAGCCAGGAAAAATATTTGATTTCAATAGATTGACACTGAAAAATATGACAGTTACCGATTTATTGAGCGAGCAGACTATTTCTTATGAGAAATCATTTGGAAAACACAATTTGAAAGCTTTAGCTGGATATACGTATCAAGAAACTAAAAGAGATTTTTATACTGTTGAAGGAACTGGTTTTGATAATGAAGATCCATCACAGCGTTATTTGTTGAATGCAAAATTGATTCAGCAGACAGCGGCAGGTATGTCAGATGAAATTATTTCTTCTTATGTGGGAAGAATTAACTACGATTTCAATCAAAAATATTTAATCTCAGGAATTGTTCGTCGTGACGGAACTTCAAAATTATTAGAAAATAACCGCTGGAAAGTATATCCTTCTGTTTCTGCAGGTTGGTTAATTTCTGAAGAAAATTTCATGAAAGGTATTGAACCAATCATCAGCAACTTAAAACTTCGTGCAAGCTGGGGCCAAATTGGAAACTTAGGAAATCTGGGGCCATATCAGTTTAGTGTGCCTTTAGTTCAAACTCAAGCTTTAATTGGAGCTGTACCATCAATTAATTATGGTTATGCTGAAAGCGAATTATCAAACCCGAATTTAAAATGGGAAAGCTCTGAGCAGACTAATATTGGTTTAGACTTTACGATGCTAAATAATAGTTTAGTAGGATCTGTTGATGCTTATGTAAAGAAAAACAAAGACATGTTGGTTCGTGATCAATTGCCTGGGGTTTCTGGAACACCACAAGGAAGAATTGTAAACTCAGGAGATGTAGAAAACAAAGGAATCGAGGTGAGTTTAACGTACCAAAAAACTCGCGGAGAATTTAAATTTGATGTAACAGCAAACGCTGGATTCTTAAGCAATAGAATTGTTTCTATTAAAGACGATTTGAATTCATTAGAGCCACTTGGTTTAAGTCGAGTTCGTAGTTTGCCATTGGCAAATATTTACCAAGTTGGAAGTCCAGTTGGGGCTTTCTACGGATACCAGACAGACGGATTGTTTCAAAGCAATGATGAGGTGAAAGCGTATGTAAATAAAAATGGCGTAATGTATCAGCCAAATGCGGTTGCTGGGGATATCAAATTTAGAGATGAAAATGGCGATGGTGTAATTAACAATAGCGATAGAGTAGTATTAGGAAGTCCTTTTCCGAAAACAACTTACAGCTTAAATGCCAACTTTAGATATAAAGGATTTGATATGAATATCTTTTTCAACGGAGCTGCAGGAAATAGTGTTTTCAATGCTGTAAAACACACGGGTTTAAATGCTTCTTTCCCTGGTTACAATTTATTGGCTGAATCAAAAGATGCTTGGACTCCAACCAATACGGATACAAATGTTCCAGTTCTTTCGTCAACAGATAACAATAACAATTTCGGTCGTATTTCTAATCTTTTTATTGAAGATGCTTCTTTCTTAAGATTGAAAAACGTTTCTATTGGTTATACCATTAAAGAAAGCTGGCTGAACGGAAAAGCAAAATTAAGATTCTTTATCTCTGGGCAGAACTTATTTACGATTACCAATTATTCTGGAATGGATCCTGAAGTTGGTCTTAAAAACTTCGGAATGGATTTAGGGCGTTATCCGCTTTCTCGTATTTACATGACTGGTGTTAACGCAACTTTTTAAAAAATAAAAAACAATTAAAATGAAAAAAATAAGTCTTTTATTATTGAGTTTTGTGCTTTTGGCAAGTACTGTTGCCTGCGAAAGCGAACTTGATGTTGTGCCGCAAGGAGCTCCTTCGAGCGGGAATTTCTGGAAAACGCCAGCAGATGCAAAAGCAGGAGTAAATGCAATTTACGCCTTGTATTCAGATGATAATATGTATGGTCGTGGCTTCTTTTGGCTGAATAATGCCAGCGATGATATTGGAACAAAACCAAGACAAAATGCAGAAAGAATTAAAAACTTTATTGTAGACGGATCAGAATCGGATACTAAAGATATCTGGAGAATTCACTACGAAATTATGAAGCGTTGTAATGACGTGATTCGTAATATTCCAAACATTTCTTTGGATGAAAAAACAAGAAACGGAATGTTGGGAGAAGCTTATTTTAATCATGCTGTAATGCATTTAGAATTGGCTTATCATTATGGAGACGATCGTGCAGGAATTCCGATTCAGGACAGAGAAAACCCAACAAATGTTTATGTGCCTCGCGCTAAAAACGTTGCCGAAAACTACGCTTACATTGCAGCGGATTTAATCAAAGCAGCCGATTTATTGCCCTATTTTGATCAGCTTACGCCAGACAATCGCGGACGTGCTCACAAAACTGCAGCTTGGGCTTATTTAGTGCGTACGTATTTGTATGCAAAAGATTGGGACAATGCCATCAAATATGCGAATATGATTGTGGCTAGTGGAAAACACAAGTTATTAGACAATTTTGAAGATGTATTTAAAATCAGTAACAACTGGTCTTCAGAATATATCTGGTCGGTAACTTCAAGTGCAGAAAATACTTCTTTAGGTTCTATTTTTCCTGGAGTTTGTCTAGAAGATAAAGGTTGGGGAGTTTACAATGGTTGGGGAAATTTCTATCCGACAAAAGAATTATTTGATACATATGTGCCAAACGACAAAAGACGCAGTGCTACGATTTTACAAAAAGGAGACAAATTTGTTTATTTTGGAGAGACTGTAACTTTCAACGAAGGCAATCATGTTGTAAGTTCAAGTAATAGAACTGGTTATCAGTTTAAAAAATATATGGAGCCATTCAGTTATCCAAAAACAACATCGGGTGGAGTGGACATTCGTTACGTAAATGCGAATGGAGACAAACCTTCAACAGCTTTAAATGTTCCGCTTTTACGTTATGCAGATGTGATTTTGATGTTAGCGGAAGCGAAATTAATGAAAGGCCAAAACGCAGATACAGAAATCAACATGATTCGCCACCGTGCAGGTCTTGCAGATATTTCTGGTGCGACAATGGTAGATTTAAAAAGAGAAAGAAGATGCGAACTAGCAGGGGAGTGGACAGACCGCCATTTTGATTTAGTGCGCTGGGGAGATGCAAAAGAAACTTATGCAAAACCATTGCACCATTATAATGGAAGTGTCATTTATCCTGCTCGTAATTTCAACCCTGCAATTCATCATGTATGGCCAATACCGCCAGATGAAATCGCAGTAAGTAAAGGGGCTTTGACTCAAAACCAAGG from Flavobacterium sp. KACC 22763 includes these protein-coding regions:
- a CDS encoding RagB/SusD family nutrient uptake outer membrane protein — its product is MKKISLLLLSFVLLASTVACESELDVVPQGAPSSGNFWKTPADAKAGVNAIYALYSDDNMYGRGFFWLNNASDDIGTKPRQNAERIKNFIVDGSESDTKDIWRIHYEIMKRCNDVIRNIPNISLDEKTRNGMLGEAYFNHAVMHLELAYHYGDDRAGIPIQDRENPTNVYVPRAKNVAENYAYIAADLIKAADLLPYFDQLTPDNRGRAHKTAAWAYLVRTYLYAKDWDNAIKYANMIVASGKHKLLDNFEDVFKISNNWSSEYIWSVTSSAENTSLGSIFPGVCLEDKGWGVYNGWGNFYPTKELFDTYVPNDKRRSATILQKGDKFVYFGETVTFNEGNHVVSSSNRTGYQFKKYMEPFSYPKTTSGGVDIRYVNANGDKPSTALNVPLLRYADVILMLAEAKLMKGQNADTEINMIRHRAGLADISGATMVDLKRERRCELAGEWTDRHFDLVRWGDAKETYAKPLHHYNGSVIYPARNFNPAIHHVWPIPPDEIAVSKGALTQNQGW
- a CDS encoding FecR family protein gives rise to the protein MPENSNNEIKNFLEGKYSPKGQEMWNKWYDRTDDFFDNMEVVQSDRSKLKKELRQIKNTNKIISLQYKNWAVAASLVFLIGLSVFFYQTSNVVESKQFAVKLGEHAKIELSDGTQIWLNAGSVLKYPKEFRGDTREVYLSGEAFFDVAKDKKHPFIIHTNKMDTKVLGTSFNVQAYPDQTTQEVSVATGRVNVKSTVTEENVYVTPGQKVVFKSQDNKLQAFKDIPVNTISLWRKNIMVFEETPLPEVVATINRNYNVAIEVKNKNLNALKISAYFKELPADQVIGLVCNIINAQYKMDSGVYKIE
- a CDS encoding TonB-dependent receptor, with protein sequence MNEKQMRYASIRTIGTKLFLFMTLFFAALTVKAENVDINKRVTLKVDNESIKNIFQKIENQVDVHFMYESSQVNANQKLSLKLNNVTLEQALDKICGNVLRYEIVSNNIVIKKNQKVASADQNKIIVSGTVFGGDDNMPLPGVGIKDKGSDAATATDFDGTFKLEINASEATLIFSYVGYITQEVKVTSSQNITVKLAADVKQLQEVVVMGYGSVKKNEVLGAVGSVSMKETSSRTYNNAAELLQGTVAGVTVINDGGDPTASPTINIRGIGSLNAETPLIVLDGIIYSGSLNTINPNDIASINVLKDAASAAIYGARASGGVILITSKKGISDKINVNVNYQGGFQNVAKKLEVLNAAEYADAMNIARDNAGLPRIPAFDPAFEPTARTTKTNWMDEIFRTGEIQDLSLSVNGKTEKSNFFLSGSYRKNEGILLNTYGERYTVRANSSFKLADNFTIGENISYSLTDGQTANTSSSYTGAIQAAILYPPNATIYREDGSGQFGGVPEKYIGSYGDVINPVAYLKRLDNKNPISTILINPYAEWEIIPGLKVKSNWGYTRIQDNATDFTVKVTEPGKIFDFNRLTLKNMTVTDLLSEQTISYEKSFGKHNLKALAGYTYQETKRDFYTVEGTGFDNEDPSQRYLLNAKLIQQTAAGMSDEIISSYVGRINYDFNQKYLISGIVRRDGTSKLLENNRWKVYPSVSAGWLISEENFMKGIEPIISNLKLRASWGQIGNLGNLGPYQFSVPLVQTQALIGAVPSINYGYAESELSNPNLKWESSEQTNIGLDFTMLNNSLVGSVDAYVKKNKDMLVRDQLPGVSGTPQGRIVNSGDVENKGIEVSLTYQKTRGEFKFDVTANAGFLSNRIVSIKDDLNSLEPLGLSRVRSLPLANIYQVGSPVGAFYGYQTDGLFQSNDEVKAYVNKNGVMYQPNAVAGDIKFRDENGDGVINNSDRVVLGSPFPKTTYSLNANFRYKGFDMNIFFNGAAGNSVFNAVKHTGLNASFPGYNLLAESKDAWTPTNTDTNVPVLSSTDNNNNFGRISNLFIEDASFLRLKNVSIGYTIKESWLNGKAKLRFFISGQNLFTITNYSGMDPEVGLKNFGMDLGRYPLSRIYMTGVNATF
- a CDS encoding RNA polymerase sigma-70 factor — translated: MYKKFTDEELVELLKSGKDKAFDELYFRYRDLLVRFVYLRMKSIAISEEIVQEVFTSIWERRKTIVIQKSFAAYIYTSVRYMTLDYIKSHEVTDQYIQEVLEKNTVSQTSYNAIEDSIYYDELKKAVDEATSLLPKKSKEVFILSRIKHYTNKEIAEELNVSIETVKYHITYALKFMRTYLGEFN